A single window of Halotalea alkalilenta DNA harbors:
- a CDS encoding TRAP transporter small permease subunit — protein sequence MSDLLALVAVLAFSLLATWFGAISLIESLSVGRASASLLMLPAWTSEAAVPIGFGLLCAQALLELVRLVCGQRRPVREVLQ from the coding sequence GTGAGCGACCTGCTGGCACTCGTCGCGGTGCTCGCCTTCAGCCTGCTGGCCACCTGGTTCGGTGCGATCTCGCTGATCGAGAGCCTGAGCGTGGGGCGCGCCTCGGCGAGCCTTCTGATGCTGCCAGCCTGGACCAGCGAAGCGGCGGTGCCGATCGGCTTCGGCCTGCTCTGCGCCCAGGCGCTGCTCGAGCTCGTCCGTCTGGTATGCGGCCAGCGCCGGCCGGTGCGGGAGGTGCTGCAATGA
- a CDS encoding TRAP transporter large permease: MSAWWVVAALLALLAAGVPVAFAFALLAAVMLWWIEIPMISIPLGLIEGIDSFVLLSVPLFLLMSNVLLRGGMGRDLFAAVQSWVGHWPGGLGVATILSCALFSAICGSSVATAATIGNVAIGEMTSRGYPKRFVYGLLAAGGTLGVLIPPSIPLIIYGAITEESIVELFLAGIVPGLVLTGLFMLACLVHAFTRHGAPRLTPQSLKQRWRASRGALPALGLAVLIVGGIYTGAFTPTEAAGIGAVAAVLLVGLLGRLNWADLRQAVLDSFRTTVTLFLIIIGAKLFGHAVALYDIPQQITAQITATFTTPLGFLLVVALVVLVVGLFLESVSLLLLMVPILLPSLLGMGIDLVWFGILFVIMIEFALITPPVGMNLFVLQAVAGARMGEIVRGVVPFFALMVVALILVYLFPALALWLAKG; encoded by the coding sequence ATGAGCGCCTGGTGGGTGGTGGCCGCGCTGCTCGCACTGCTCGCCGCCGGGGTGCCGGTGGCATTCGCCTTCGCCCTGCTGGCGGCGGTGATGCTTTGGTGGATCGAGATTCCGATGATCAGCATACCGCTAGGGCTGATCGAGGGGATCGACAGCTTCGTGCTGCTCTCGGTGCCGCTGTTCCTGTTGATGTCGAACGTGCTGCTGCGTGGCGGCATGGGGCGTGATCTGTTCGCTGCGGTGCAGAGCTGGGTCGGCCACTGGCCGGGAGGGCTCGGCGTGGCGACGATCCTCTCCTGCGCGCTGTTTTCGGCGATCTGCGGCTCGTCGGTGGCGACCGCGGCAACGATAGGCAACGTGGCGATCGGCGAAATGACCTCGCGCGGCTATCCGAAACGCTTCGTCTATGGACTGCTTGCCGCCGGCGGTACCCTGGGGGTGCTGATCCCACCTTCGATCCCGTTGATCATCTACGGCGCGATCACCGAGGAGTCGATCGTCGAGCTGTTCCTCGCCGGTATCGTCCCGGGCCTGGTGCTGACCGGGCTTTTCATGCTCGCCTGCCTGGTTCACGCCTTTACCCGCCACGGCGCGCCTCGCCTCACCCCGCAGAGCTTGAAACAGCGCTGGCGGGCGAGCCGTGGTGCGCTGCCTGCGCTGGGGCTCGCGGTACTGATCGTCGGCGGCATCTACACCGGCGCATTCACGCCCACCGAGGCGGCGGGCATTGGCGCGGTGGCAGCGGTTCTGCTGGTCGGGCTGCTGGGCAGGCTCAACTGGGCCGACCTGCGCCAGGCGGTGCTCGACAGCTTCCGCACTACCGTGACGCTGTTTTTGATCATCATCGGCGCCAAGCTGTTCGGCCATGCGGTGGCGCTTTACGACATCCCGCAGCAGATCACCGCCCAGATCACCGCGACCTTCACCACTCCGCTCGGTTTCCTGCTGGTGGTGGCGCTGGTGGTGCTGGTCGTAGGACTGTTCCTCGAGTCGGTCTCGCTGCTGCTGCTGATGGTGCCGATCCTGCTGCCCTCGCTGCTCGGCATGGGAATCGACCTCGTGTGGTTCGGCATCCTCTTCGTGATCATGATCGAGTTCGCTCTGATCACGCCGCCGGTGGGGATGAACCTGTTCGTGCTCCAGGCGGTGGCGGGCGCGCGGATGGGTGAGATCGTGCGCGGGGTGGTGCCGTTCTTCGCCCTGATGGTGGTTGCGTTGATTTTGGTCTACCTGTTTCCCGCCCTGGCGCTGTGGCTGGCCAAGGGGTGA
- a CDS encoding NAD(P)-dependent alcohol dehydrogenase — MNAKALVLEEKGQLSLREIALDDRLGADDVRIAIRTVGICGSDIHYYTHGRIGPFVVEQPMVLGHEASGEVIEVGANVRHLEVGDRVCMEPGIPDPQSRASRLGIYNVDPRVTFWATPPIHGCLTPEVVHPAAFTYRLPDAVSHAEGAMVEPFAVGVQASVKAGIKPGDLCVVTGAGTIGLMVALAALASGAGQVVISDVVDEKLELAAGYPGLIPVNVSCESLRDRLSLLCGDDWGADAVFEASGSPRVYDDAIACVRPGGALVLVGMPVEPVRFDVVAAQAKEIRIETVFRYANVYDRAIALIASGKVDLKALIRETYPFDRAIEAFERAAEGRPADIKLQIELPRA; from the coding sequence ATGAACGCCAAAGCGCTGGTACTCGAGGAGAAAGGACAGCTCTCGCTGCGTGAGATCGCGCTGGATGACCGGCTGGGCGCGGATGACGTGCGCATCGCGATCCGCACCGTGGGAATCTGTGGCAGCGATATCCACTACTACACCCATGGCAGGATCGGGCCGTTCGTGGTCGAGCAGCCAATGGTGCTGGGCCACGAGGCATCGGGGGAAGTGATCGAGGTCGGCGCCAACGTGCGCCATCTCGAGGTGGGCGATCGCGTGTGCATGGAGCCGGGGATTCCCGATCCACAGTCGCGCGCCTCCCGGCTCGGTATCTACAACGTCGACCCGAGGGTGACGTTCTGGGCCACGCCGCCGATTCACGGCTGCCTCACCCCCGAGGTGGTCCACCCAGCGGCATTCACCTATCGCCTGCCCGACGCGGTCAGCCATGCCGAGGGGGCGATGGTCGAGCCGTTCGCGGTCGGCGTCCAGGCTTCGGTCAAGGCTGGGATCAAACCGGGTGATCTCTGCGTGGTTACCGGCGCCGGTACCATTGGACTGATGGTCGCGCTAGCGGCGCTCGCCTCGGGCGCCGGACAGGTGGTGATTTCGGACGTCGTCGACGAGAAGCTCGAGCTTGCCGCGGGCTATCCCGGCCTGATTCCGGTCAACGTCTCTTGCGAGTCGCTGCGTGACCGGCTCTCCCTGTTGTGCGGTGATGACTGGGGGGCCGATGCGGTATTCGAAGCCAGCGGCAGCCCGAGGGTATACGACGATGCGATCGCCTGCGTACGCCCGGGCGGTGCGCTGGTGCTGGTCGGCATGCCGGTGGAGCCTGTGCGTTTCGACGTGGTCGCGGCGCAGGCCAAGGAGATCCGCATCGAGACGGTGTTCCGCTACGCCAATGTCTATGATCGCGCGATCGCACTGATCGCCTCCGGCAAAGTCGATCTCAAGGCGCTGATCCGCGAGACCTATCCCTTCGATCGCGCGATCGAAGCGTTCGAGCGCGCGGCCGAAGGGCGGCCCGCCGACATCAAGCTGCAGATCGAACTGCCAAGGGCTTGA
- a CDS encoding FadR/GntR family transcriptional regulator translates to MSDLPARSPHLSHQVADWLREEIISGALAPGERLPTEAALCERFEISRSVVREAISVLRDAGLVVSRRGSGSYVAEVASAMISLPLPGDQLSAVTGVLELRRALESEAAELAALRRTPAQLRRLKMALEELDEAVAAGGDGVEEDVAFHRLVAEASNSPYLLKVVNLCHVLLRRTIRITRSNEAKRGVYMRQVEREHALIVERIEAQDAQGASAAIRSHLEHAELRLRAC, encoded by the coding sequence ATGAGTGATTTACCTGCACGTTCGCCGCATTTGTCTCACCAAGTGGCGGATTGGTTGCGTGAGGAAATTATCAGTGGCGCGCTCGCCCCAGGTGAGCGGCTGCCTACCGAGGCCGCGCTCTGCGAGCGTTTCGAGATCAGCCGGTCCGTGGTGCGGGAGGCGATTTCCGTGCTTCGTGATGCGGGTTTGGTGGTCTCGCGGCGAGGAAGCGGCAGCTACGTCGCCGAAGTGGCCTCGGCGATGATCAGCCTGCCGCTACCGGGTGACCAGTTGAGCGCGGTAACGGGCGTGCTCGAGTTGAGACGGGCACTCGAAAGCGAGGCGGCGGAGCTGGCGGCGCTGCGTCGTACGCCAGCACAGCTGCGGCGGTTGAAGATGGCGCTGGAGGAACTCGATGAGGCGGTGGCGGCTGGGGGCGATGGTGTCGAGGAGGATGTCGCTTTCCACCGCTTGGTCGCGGAGGCGTCCAACAGTCCTTACCTGCTCAAGGTGGTCAATCTGTGCCACGTACTGCTGCGGCGCACGATAAGGATCACCCGCTCCAACGAAGCCAAGCGCGGTGTCTACATGCGGCAGGTCGAGCGTGAGCATGCGCTGATCGTCGAGCGAATCGAGGCACAGGATGCGCAGGGGGCGTCGGCGGCGATCAGAAGCCACCTAGAGCATGCCGAACTGCGCCTCAGGGCGTGTTGA
- the denD gene encoding D-erythronate dehydrogenase, with protein sequence MHLIVTGGAGFLGSRLISALLSPKNERLGLDVTHITSLDRVACPLDHPNVESVIGDIEDPGLVRSLIREDTFGIAHLAAIVSSQAESDFELGMHVNLDATRAILDACRLHSKRLRLLFTSSLAVFGAGVGRRVEDHSCVKPRSSYGTQKAIGELLVSDYSRHGFVDGRVCRLPTIVVRPGRPNAAASSFASGIIREPLSGVPSVCPVSPSLSMWLSSPETVIDNLIHALAIEERLIDEDRVINLPGISVSVEDMLGALERQAGKETRSLVSFEHDARIDAIVSSWPESFDTQRADALGFHTDAGFDAIIDKFIASRSST encoded by the coding sequence ATGCATCTCATCGTCACCGGCGGGGCAGGCTTTCTCGGCAGCCGTTTGATTTCCGCGCTGCTCTCACCGAAAAACGAACGTCTCGGGCTCGACGTCACCCACATCACTTCACTCGACCGAGTGGCCTGTCCACTCGATCATCCTAACGTCGAATCGGTGATTGGCGATATCGAAGACCCCGGCCTGGTCCGCTCGCTCATCAGGGAGGATACGTTCGGTATCGCTCACCTCGCGGCCATCGTCAGCTCCCAGGCGGAGAGCGATTTCGAACTGGGCATGCACGTCAACCTGGATGCCACGCGGGCGATACTGGATGCCTGTCGGCTGCATTCCAAGCGCCTGCGGCTGCTGTTCACCAGCTCCCTGGCGGTGTTCGGCGCAGGCGTGGGCCGACGCGTGGAGGATCACAGCTGCGTCAAGCCACGCTCGTCGTACGGGACCCAGAAAGCGATCGGCGAACTCCTGGTCAGCGATTACAGCAGGCACGGTTTCGTCGACGGTCGCGTCTGTCGTCTACCCACCATCGTCGTTCGTCCCGGGCGCCCGAACGCGGCGGCCTCCTCCTTCGCCAGCGGGATCATCCGCGAGCCGCTCAGCGGCGTTCCAAGCGTCTGCCCGGTATCACCCTCACTGAGCATGTGGCTCTCCTCTCCGGAGACCGTGATCGATAACCTGATCCACGCGCTCGCCATCGAGGAGCGGCTGATCGACGAGGATCGAGTGATCAATCTGCCCGGTATCAGCGTCAGTGTCGAAGACATGCTGGGTGCGCTGGAGCGGCAAGCGGGCAAGGAGACGAGGTCGCTGGTCAGTTTCGAACACGACGCCAGGATCGATGCGATCGTCTCCAGCTGGCCCGAATCGTTCGATACGCAACGAGCCGATGCCTTGGGCTTCCACACCGATGCCGGATTCGACGCAATCATCGACAAGTTCATCGCCAGCCGCTCATCGACATGA
- a CDS encoding TRAP transporter small permease yields MMPERSPISTAAPANPIDRLAEFAALLGAWLFAAVAVAICYEVVWRYLLNSPSIWVEELTLLAQLWATYLGAAYVLRHDGLIRITVIREWGASAFAW; encoded by the coding sequence ATGATGCCCGAGCGCAGTCCCATCTCCACCGCTGCCCCTGCCAACCCGATCGACCGGCTCGCCGAGTTCGCCGCACTGCTCGGCGCTTGGCTGTTCGCTGCGGTGGCAGTGGCGATCTGTTACGAGGTGGTGTGGCGCTACCTGCTCAATTCACCCTCGATCTGGGTCGAGGAGCTGACCCTGCTCGCCCAGCTGTGGGCCACCTATCTCGGTGCCGCCTACGTGTTGCGCCATGACGGCTTGATTCGCATCACCGTGATCCGTGAATGGGGGGCGAGCGCGTTCGCCTGGTGA
- the ltnD gene encoding L-threonate dehydrogenase, translated as MQQTQNVALPSVGVIGLGSMGMGIARSLLRAGFDTWGCDLSESARSSFAADGGHVAQSPAALGERVDVLFCVVVNARQAQEVLLGEQGACTRMAPGGVVIQCATCAPDAVRALAAPLEALGLSLIDAPISGGAVKAAAGELTVMASGGAEAFDKAAGALDAVSARLFRLGEAIGAGSQVKLVNQLLAGVHIAAAAEAMAYGISGGCDPDALFEVITASAGNSWMFENRVPHILHADYSPRSAVDIFVKDLGLVHESALGRKFPLPLTAQALSMFTQASAMGLGGEDDAAVVKIFPGVQLPKAKEA; from the coding sequence ATGCAGCAAACCCAGAACGTAGCGCTCCCCTCGGTCGGTGTGATCGGCCTGGGATCGATGGGCATGGGGATTGCGCGCTCGCTGCTGCGCGCTGGTTTCGACACCTGGGGCTGCGATCTCAGCGAGTCAGCGCGCTCGAGCTTCGCAGCCGACGGCGGGCATGTGGCGCAAAGCCCCGCGGCGCTCGGCGAACGGGTCGATGTGCTGTTCTGCGTGGTGGTCAATGCTCGCCAGGCCCAGGAAGTGCTGCTCGGCGAGCAGGGGGCCTGTACGCGGATGGCGCCGGGAGGCGTGGTGATCCAGTGCGCCACCTGCGCCCCCGATGCGGTACGCGCGCTTGCGGCGCCGCTCGAGGCGCTTGGCCTCAGCCTGATCGATGCGCCGATCTCCGGCGGTGCGGTCAAGGCCGCTGCGGGTGAACTGACGGTGATGGCCTCCGGCGGGGCCGAGGCGTTCGACAAAGCGGCGGGCGCATTGGATGCGGTGTCGGCGCGGCTTTTTCGTCTCGGCGAGGCGATCGGTGCGGGTTCCCAGGTCAAGCTGGTCAACCAGCTGCTCGCCGGCGTGCACATCGCCGCCGCCGCCGAGGCGATGGCCTACGGCATCAGCGGTGGCTGCGATCCGGATGCGCTGTTCGAGGTGATCACCGCCAGCGCTGGCAACTCCTGGATGTTCGAAAACCGCGTGCCGCATATCCTCCATGCGGACTACTCGCCACGTTCGGCGGTCGACATCTTCGTCAAGGATCTGGGCCTGGTCCACGAAAGCGCCCTGGGGCGCAAGTTCCCGCTGCCGCTCACCGCCCAGGCGCTTTCGATGTTCACCCAGGCCTCCGCGA
- the dctP gene encoding TRAP transporter substrate-binding protein DctP: MPSIMFSRRALFGLIVLCAALLSFEARAATTLRLASQLPEAHALGQNLALFAERVEALSDGELRIVIYPSSQLYSDKMIPKAVGVGAIDMGIASLTQFAGIQPAVDLFYLPFLFEDQQAVLRAIDIDSPVRQRLDQALLETGTRVMWWQPYGSTVVMSHHPVRVPEDLAGRKVRVFGKTVGDFIEAIGAAPTLLSGAEQFLAYQRGTVDAGLSGILAIKSRRLYELMPHITLTRHADVEFVVLINDQRWRSLDDRQREVLATAAREAELELRDQIPRLEREAEAFVAERAEVVELSDAERERWREASTPVRAAFLAQSGALGAELLEAVEQINRPSEERLP; encoded by the coding sequence ATGCCGTCAATCATGTTTTCTCGCCGCGCGCTGTTCGGGTTGATTGTGCTATGTGCGGCGCTCCTCTCCTTTGAGGCTCGCGCAGCGACCACCCTGCGGCTGGCTTCCCAGCTGCCCGAGGCCCATGCCCTCGGCCAGAACCTGGCGCTGTTCGCCGAGCGGGTCGAAGCGCTCAGCGATGGCGAACTCAGGATCGTGATCTATCCCTCGTCGCAGCTCTACAGCGACAAGATGATCCCCAAGGCGGTCGGGGTCGGGGCGATCGACATGGGCATCGCCTCGCTGACCCAGTTCGCCGGTATCCAGCCAGCGGTCGACCTGTTCTACCTGCCGTTTTTGTTCGAGGACCAGCAGGCCGTACTGCGTGCGATCGATATCGACAGCCCAGTGCGCCAGCGCCTCGATCAAGCGCTGCTCGAGACCGGTACCCGGGTGATGTGGTGGCAACCCTACGGCAGTACCGTGGTGATGAGCCACCATCCGGTGCGTGTGCCGGAGGATCTCGCCGGGCGCAAGGTGCGGGTCTTCGGCAAGACGGTGGGGGATTTCATCGAGGCGATCGGCGCCGCACCAACCTTGCTTTCCGGTGCCGAGCAGTTCCTCGCCTACCAGCGCGGCACGGTGGATGCCGGGCTCTCCGGCATCCTCGCGATCAAGTCGAGGCGGCTCTACGAGCTGATGCCCCATATCACCCTGACCCGCCATGCCGACGTCGAGTTCGTGGTGCTGATCAACGACCAGCGCTGGCGCTCGCTCGACGATCGCCAGCGCGAGGTGCTCGCCACCGCCGCGCGCGAGGCCGAGCTGGAGCTGCGCGACCAGATCCCGCGTCTTGAGCGTGAAGCCGAGGCATTCGTCGCCGAGCGCGCCGAGGTGGTCGAGCTCAGTGACGCCGAGCGCGAGCGCTGGCGCGAGGCCTCGACCCCGGTTCGCGCGGCCTTCCTGGCCCAGAGCGGTGCGCTCGGCGCCGAGCTGCTCGAGGCCGTCGAACAGATCAACCGTCCCAGCGAGGAGCGCCTGCCATGA
- a CDS encoding GntP family permease has protein sequence MDMHMLAALVLGVVSVITLILRSRLDPFAALLIGALVTGLIAGVSPDALVTSITQGFGATLASIGIVIGLGVMLGKVMEVTGAATVLARMFIRLFGKNREEIAMATTGAVVSVPVFCDTAFVMLHPLVKPLARHAKRSVVALSIALAGGLAISHHMVPPTPGPLAAAALLGLDLGALFAAGALFIIALLPVVIIYARIVGPRLESQRLGYTADSEEEEQADETNQDEQHNNAHIGPWKALAPILVPVVLILTNTFSQALVPGSHFAALATFFGAPAIALLIGLLIALYTLPSKRTSRETIVGWMGTAAASGGMIIFITGAGGAYGQVLRDSGVGSSLGAAVSEWALPLFMVPFVIATVVRVAQGSGTVAIITAATLSVPLVESGGLDPLLAALAVCAGSMAMPYYNDSYFWVVTRFTGLSGSAALKMHTGMLTTLWLASIPLLIIASLVL, from the coding sequence ATGGACATGCATATGCTGGCTGCCCTAGTGCTGGGCGTCGTGTCGGTCATCACCTTGATTCTGCGCTCAAGACTCGACCCCTTCGCCGCGCTGCTGATCGGGGCGCTGGTCACGGGGCTGATTGCGGGAGTCTCGCCAGATGCCCTGGTAACCTCGATCACCCAAGGCTTCGGCGCAACGCTGGCCAGCATCGGTATCGTCATCGGCCTGGGGGTGATGCTGGGCAAGGTGATGGAGGTCACCGGGGCGGCCACGGTACTGGCGCGGATGTTCATCCGCCTGTTCGGCAAGAACCGCGAAGAGATCGCGATGGCCACCACTGGCGCCGTAGTCTCGGTGCCGGTCTTCTGCGACACCGCGTTCGTCATGCTTCACCCGCTGGTGAAACCGCTCGCCCGACATGCCAAACGCTCGGTCGTGGCGCTTTCGATCGCGCTGGCGGGGGGCCTTGCGATCAGTCACCACATGGTACCGCCAACGCCCGGGCCATTGGCCGCAGCGGCACTGCTGGGCCTGGATCTGGGGGCGCTGTTCGCCGCGGGGGCGCTGTTCATCATCGCGCTGCTGCCGGTGGTGATCATCTACGCCCGCATCGTCGGGCCCAGGCTGGAAAGCCAACGCTTGGGCTACACCGCCGACTCCGAGGAGGAGGAGCAGGCCGACGAGACCAACCAGGACGAACAGCACAACAATGCACACATCGGGCCATGGAAAGCACTGGCGCCCATCCTGGTGCCGGTGGTACTGATCCTCACCAACACGTTCAGCCAAGCGCTCGTCCCGGGATCGCACTTCGCCGCGCTCGCCACCTTCTTCGGCGCACCGGCCATCGCCTTGCTGATCGGTCTGCTCATCGCACTCTATACGCTGCCTTCAAAGCGCACCTCCCGCGAAACCATCGTCGGTTGGATGGGAACCGCCGCGGCCTCCGGCGGGATGATCATCTTCATCACCGGCGCAGGGGGCGCCTATGGCCAGGTACTGCGCGATTCAGGGGTCGGCAGTTCGCTCGGCGCCGCGGTATCGGAATGGGCCTTGCCGCTGTTCATGGTGCCCTTCGTCATCGCGACGGTAGTACGCGTAGCTCAAGGCTCCGGTACCGTCGCCATCATCACCGCCGCCACGCTCTCCGTACCGCTGGTGGAAAGCGGCGGGCTGGATCCGCTGCTGGCCGCGCTCGCGGTCTGCGCAGGATCGATGGCGATGCCCTACTACAACGACTCCTACTTCTGGGTCGTGACCCGCTTCACCGGCCTGAGCGGTAGCGCAGCCCTGAAGATGCACACCGGTATGCTGACGACACTGTGGTTGGCCAGCATCCCCCTATTGATCATCGCATCATTGGTGCTCTGA